A genomic stretch from Thermostichus vulcanus str. 'Rupite' includes:
- a CDS encoding glutamate-5-semialdehyde dehydrogenase → MTLATDRPNPSATASTPPLAQQARLARAAAQRTATLSTASKNAALEAIATALLQDKDAILAANQADLARAEEMVKTGSLSPAAYARLKLDADKLTGMVAGVREVIRLGDPVGRPLLIRQLDEGLILERRTYPLGVLGVIFESRPDALVQIAALAVKTGNSVLLKGGSEALLSCQALMAAIQQGLRRIPEFPEGSLQLLTSREEIKALLQLEGLVDLIIPRGSNAFVRYVMDNTRIPVLGHADGICHLYVDRAANLDMALDLAVDSKTQYPAACNAIETLLIHQEVAPQFLPAVAVALRQKGVELRGDPLCREWVPDLIPTTEEDWSTEYADLILSMKVVDSLDGAIAHIQQYGSRHTEAIVTEDTEAAQRFLDEVDAAGVFHNASTRFADGFRYGLGAEVGISTQKMPPRGPVGLEGLVTYRYQLRGKGQRVADYTGPQARPFQHRDQLNSTGLA, encoded by the coding sequence ATGACCCTTGCCACCGATCGCCCCAACCCCTCGGCAACCGCCTCTACACCTCCCCTTGCCCAACAGGCTCGTTTGGCCCGCGCTGCTGCCCAACGGACGGCTACTCTATCGACCGCCAGCAAAAATGCGGCGTTAGAGGCGATCGCCACTGCCCTGCTGCAGGATAAGGACGCCATTCTGGCAGCCAATCAAGCGGATCTGGCCCGAGCCGAGGAGATGGTGAAGACGGGGAGTTTGTCGCCAGCGGCCTATGCTCGCCTGAAGTTGGATGCCGATAAGCTGACCGGGATGGTAGCTGGTGTTCGAGAGGTGATTCGCCTGGGGGATCCGGTAGGGCGGCCGCTGCTGATCCGCCAGTTGGATGAGGGCCTGATCCTGGAGCGGCGCACCTATCCACTGGGAGTTTTGGGGGTGATCTTCGAGTCGCGGCCCGATGCGTTGGTGCAAATTGCGGCTTTGGCGGTGAAAACGGGCAACAGCGTTTTGCTCAAGGGGGGATCCGAGGCGCTGCTCTCCTGTCAAGCATTGATGGCGGCGATCCAGCAAGGGTTGAGGAGGATCCCGGAGTTTCCAGAGGGATCCCTGCAACTGCTCACCAGCCGCGAAGAGATTAAAGCCCTGCTGCAACTGGAGGGGCTGGTGGATCTGATTATTCCCCGCGGATCCAATGCCTTTGTGCGCTACGTCATGGACAACACCCGCATTCCGGTCCTGGGTCATGCGGATGGAATTTGTCATCTGTACGTGGATCGGGCAGCCAATTTAGACATGGCGCTGGATTTGGCCGTGGATAGCAAAACCCAGTATCCTGCCGCCTGTAATGCGATTGAAACCCTGTTGATTCACCAGGAGGTGGCGCCCCAGTTCCTGCCAGCGGTGGCTGTTGCCCTGCGCCAGAAGGGGGTGGAGTTGCGGGGGGATCCCCTTTGTCGGGAGTGGGTGCCGGATTTGATCCCGACTACCGAAGAGGACTGGAGCACCGAGTACGCGGATTTGATCCTCTCGATGAAGGTGGTGGACTCTCTCGATGGGGCCATTGCTCATATTCAGCAGTACGGATCCCGGCACACCGAGGCGATTGTAACGGAGGATACTGAAGCAGCCCAGCGTTTTTTGGATGAAGTGGATGCAGCTGGGGTGTTTCACAATGCCTCCACTCGTTTTGCCGATGGGTTCCGCTATGGACTAGGAGCAGAGGTGGGTATTAGCACCCAAAAAATGCCACCGCGAGGGCCGGTTGGATTGGAAGGGTTGGTGACCTATCGCTACCAGTTGCGGGGGAAGGGGCAACGGGTTGCAGACTACACAGGCCCTCAGGCCCGTCCCTTTCAGCATCGGGATCAACTGAACAGCACCGGCTTAGCCTAA
- a CDS encoding RNA recognition motif domain-containing protein, which produces MSVRLYVGNLPEEVDRQALEELFTSAGEVISTKVIRDRKTGKCRGFGFVTVNTQEQAEQYIEKFNGHSFGDANLRIEIAQPRDKGEETDSSAASAAHEAKESGEKSGESRAPSKKQRNRGGKGGSGASATAEVGSASGPDPRWASQLQRIKEQLLQATNS; this is translated from the coding sequence ATGTCTGTTCGTCTGTATGTCGGGAATCTACCGGAAGAGGTGGATCGTCAGGCATTGGAGGAGCTCTTTACCTCGGCGGGTGAGGTGATCTCCACCAAGGTGATTCGAGATCGCAAGACAGGCAAATGTCGCGGCTTCGGCTTTGTAACAGTGAACACGCAGGAGCAAGCGGAACAGTACATCGAAAAATTCAATGGCCATAGCTTTGGTGATGCCAACCTGCGCATTGAGATTGCCCAACCGCGAGATAAGGGGGAAGAGACGGACTCTAGCGCCGCCAGTGCTGCTCACGAAGCCAAGGAATCTGGAGAGAAGTCTGGAGAAAGTCGCGCACCCAGCAAAAAACAGCGCAACCGCGGCGGCAAAGGTGGAAGTGGCGCCAGTGCCACCGCAGAGGTAGGCAGTGCTTCCGGGCCGGATCCCCGGTGGGCTAGCCAGCTCCAGCGCATCAAAGAGCAGCTTTTACAGGCCACCAATTCTTGA
- a CDS encoding DsbA family protein, protein MSLRMFSIGFSAMNWLSKVSRAWGQNLAKVGFLCGLACLLWLGSGVQPFLPAAVASPADLEEQVLQIIRNNPKVILEAVQEYQQRQYEEQQRQQQQLSEEFGRQLRDNPRAVIGDSPRMGSDSLKLVLVEFSDFQCPFCARAHDTLKQFMADHGDDVTLVYKHLPLTSIHPEAMPAARAAWAAQRQGKFWEFHDELFANQSQLGDGFYVATAEKLGLNVEKFNRDRRSRAAERSIQRDIDMASQLGITGTPYFSLNGFSFSGAQPLQVFEQTLEQAKQAL, encoded by the coding sequence ATGAGCCTACGCATGTTCTCCATTGGGTTTTCTGCAATGAATTGGCTTTCAAAGGTTTCTCGGGCTTGGGGGCAAAACTTGGCCAAGGTCGGCTTTTTGTGCGGTTTAGCCTGCTTGCTCTGGTTGGGAAGTGGAGTGCAACCCTTCCTGCCGGCGGCAGTAGCCAGCCCGGCGGATTTGGAAGAACAGGTTTTGCAGATCATCCGCAACAACCCCAAGGTGATTCTTGAGGCCGTACAGGAGTATCAGCAGCGGCAGTACGAAGAACAGCAGCGACAACAGCAGCAGCTCTCGGAAGAATTTGGCCGTCAGTTGCGGGACAATCCTCGCGCTGTCATTGGGGATTCTCCCCGCATGGGTTCCGACTCTTTGAAGTTGGTGTTGGTGGAATTTTCCGACTTTCAATGTCCCTTCTGCGCCCGCGCCCACGACACTCTTAAGCAGTTCATGGCGGATCATGGCGATGACGTGACCTTGGTGTACAAGCACCTGCCCTTGACCAGCATTCACCCAGAGGCTATGCCTGCTGCTCGTGCCGCTTGGGCTGCCCAACGCCAAGGGAAGTTCTGGGAGTTCCACGATGAGCTGTTTGCCAACCAGTCGCAGCTCGGAGATGGATTTTATGTGGCCACTGCCGAAAAGTTGGGCCTGAATGTGGAGAAATTCAATCGGGATCGACGCAGTCGGGCGGCGGAGCGCTCTATTCAGCGGGACATTGACATGGCCTCCCAGTTGGGCATTACGGGTACTCCCTACTTCTCTCTCAACGGCTTTTCCTTCTCAGGGGCACAGCCACTGCAGGTGTTCGAGCAGACTCTGGAGCAAGCTAAGCAGGCGCTCTAA
- a CDS encoding HNH endonuclease, giving the protein MSGFYRCPECGDLFLFQPDPCPTCAARQRQKQRATRAKEKRGSYDLTGQIAAREFWQLLRWYPCCPCCGKPWPQVGSLPAQDHIIPISWGGPNTTANLQPLCQSCNLWKSDHLICFDAAVPGQAKALPPRLWPHVQPWLTLQQRQPDSPRQLDWLDIKDPLNPDPPVLQHLAYPLASPAQLQAETLRLTQVAMNFSTDWGSLPVTE; this is encoded by the coding sequence ATGTCGGGCTTTTATCGGTGTCCTGAGTGTGGGGATCTGTTTTTGTTCCAGCCGGATCCCTGCCCTACTTGTGCCGCCCGACAACGACAAAAACAGCGGGCCACTCGCGCCAAAGAAAAGCGGGGCAGTTACGACCTGACCGGGCAGATTGCGGCAAGAGAATTCTGGCAACTTTTGCGTTGGTACCCTTGCTGTCCCTGTTGTGGCAAGCCTTGGCCCCAAGTAGGATCCCTTCCTGCCCAAGATCACATAATCCCGATTAGCTGGGGTGGCCCCAACACCACCGCCAACCTGCAACCGTTGTGTCAGTCTTGCAACCTGTGGAAATCGGATCACCTGATTTGCTTTGATGCGGCAGTTCCCGGCCAAGCCAAGGCCCTCCCCCCGCGCCTTTGGCCGCATGTTCAGCCGTGGCTGACTTTGCAACAACGTCAACCGGATTCGCCGCGGCAGTTGGATTGGTTGGACATAAAGGATCCCTTGAATCCCGATCCACCAGTTTTGCAACATTTGGCCTATCCCTTGGCCAGTCCAGCCCAATTGCAGGCGGAAACGCTGCGACTCACGCAAGTAGCGATGAACTTTTCAACGGATTGGGGATCCCTGCCGGTAACAGAATAA
- a CDS encoding amidohydrolase family protein: protein MVDQDTITRMELGDPVQSLERGSWVILPAFTNSHTHMGDSCLPDGATGMTLEEGFFRPHGYKYRELAKQSRPQHLEHITAHLTYMAATGTIRHIDFREQGVYGCHLLREAAAQTGIHSVILSQFDSVPFTAEQLQQNRDPLGAGAYQELQDILAVADGFSESTLNDLTEPAWKQIHHLTEERGKIRAIHCLENEGYRQVSLAISGRGDLERALDFYHPHLVIHATVANAAEIQLLSEHRVNVALNPRANANLGLPLPPIAPLLESQANLLLGTDNGLLNSPNLLAELDFTYKVAKSQFGDAVRPQPVEILKMVTSNIQGLRPLLGSDVYGYLEMGLPADLVVLDFTRPHLRASRHVIASILTRVTPADVLMTMRQGKVLWGELSL from the coding sequence GTGGTTGACCAAGATACGATTACCCGCATGGAACTGGGGGATCCGGTTCAAAGCTTGGAAAGAGGCTCTTGGGTGATCCTACCCGCCTTTACCAATAGCCACACCCACATGGGGGATAGCTGCCTGCCGGATGGGGCGACGGGCATGACTTTGGAAGAGGGATTTTTCCGGCCCCATGGCTACAAATATCGGGAACTGGCCAAACAGTCGCGACCACAGCATCTGGAGCACATCACCGCCCACCTCACCTACATGGCGGCTACTGGCACAATTCGGCACATTGACTTTCGAGAGCAGGGCGTTTATGGCTGTCACCTCCTCCGAGAAGCAGCAGCCCAGACGGGAATTCATTCGGTGATTCTGAGCCAATTCGACAGTGTGCCCTTTACAGCCGAGCAATTGCAGCAAAATCGGGATCCCTTAGGCGCGGGAGCTTATCAAGAATTGCAAGACATTCTGGCGGTGGCGGATGGCTTTTCCGAAAGCACCCTGAACGACCTGACAGAACCCGCATGGAAACAAATCCATCACCTCACCGAAGAGAGGGGCAAAATCCGGGCCATCCACTGCCTGGAAAACGAGGGCTATCGGCAGGTGAGTCTGGCCATCAGTGGACGGGGAGATTTGGAGCGAGCGCTCGATTTTTACCATCCCCATTTGGTGATCCACGCCACGGTAGCCAATGCGGCTGAGATTCAATTGCTCTCGGAGCATCGCGTCAATGTGGCTCTGAACCCTCGCGCCAACGCCAACTTGGGCCTGCCTCTGCCGCCCATTGCCCCACTACTGGAAAGCCAAGCCAACCTCTTGCTGGGCACCGATAATGGACTTTTGAATAGCCCTAACCTCTTAGCCGAACTGGACTTCACCTACAAAGTGGCCAAAAGCCAATTTGGAGATGCGGTGCGCCCCCAGCCGGTGGAGATCCTGAAAATGGTCACCAGTAATATCCAAGGGTTGCGGCCCCTACTGGGATCCGATGTGTATGGCTACCTGGAGATGGGGTTGCCCGCCGATTTGGTGGTGCTAGATTTCACACGGCCCCATTTACGGGCCAGTCGGCATGTGATTGCGTCTATCCTGACCCGGGTCACCCCGGCTGATGTGTTGATGACGATGCGACAGGGAAAGGTTCTCTGGGGTGAACTTAGCCTCTGA
- a CDS encoding BMP family ABC transporter substrate-binding protein, whose amino-acid sequence MSQSPFRHLYTRRQIIRTGAAAAAFTLTSQLWRAQAQSKEITIGFIYVGPKDDFGWNQAHAEANVALSSLDWVKTVEEESVPETVAVEESMRAMIEQDGATVLFPTSFGYYDPHVLKVAREYPEVQFFHAGGLYIEGVHPENVGTYFGYLDEGHYINGVLAGSMTKSNRLGFIAAKPIPLVLRNINSFTLGAKSVNPDITTQLIFTGDWALPVKEAEAANSMADQGIDVLTCHVDSPKIVIETAERRGLMSCGHNTSQAALAPNGYLTGAEYDWTSVYTQFAEDIQAGKTLMNGGIPHLIRGGIKEKFIKTSPWGSAASDEAKQAGEAALAQLQAGSLVIYKGPLKDNTGKEVIPAGVEYGQRAIELESMDYLVEGVIGSTSS is encoded by the coding sequence ATGAGCCAGTCCCCATTTCGCCATCTGTATACCCGCCGGCAGATTATTCGTACCGGTGCTGCCGCCGCTGCTTTTACCCTAACTTCACAGCTATGGCGTGCCCAGGCCCAAAGCAAAGAGATCACCATCGGCTTCATTTACGTGGGTCCCAAAGATGACTTCGGCTGGAACCAAGCTCATGCGGAGGCCAATGTCGCTTTATCAAGTTTGGATTGGGTGAAAACCGTCGAAGAAGAAAGTGTACCGGAAACGGTGGCTGTGGAAGAATCGATGCGGGCCATGATCGAGCAGGATGGGGCAACGGTGCTCTTCCCCACCTCTTTCGGTTACTACGATCCGCATGTTCTGAAGGTGGCGCGAGAATATCCAGAGGTGCAATTCTTCCATGCGGGCGGCCTCTATATCGAAGGGGTTCACCCCGAAAATGTCGGCACCTACTTTGGCTACCTAGATGAAGGTCACTACATCAACGGCGTGCTGGCCGGCTCTATGACCAAGAGCAACCGCCTTGGGTTTATTGCGGCTAAGCCGATCCCCCTGGTGCTGCGCAACATCAACAGCTTTACGCTCGGGGCTAAGAGCGTTAACCCTGACATCACCACTCAGTTGATCTTTACCGGAGATTGGGCCTTACCGGTTAAAGAGGCGGAAGCAGCCAACAGCATGGCTGACCAAGGAATTGACGTGCTCACCTGCCATGTGGACAGTCCCAAGATTGTTATCGAAACGGCAGAACGACGCGGCTTGATGAGCTGTGGCCACAACACCAGTCAGGCAGCTTTGGCTCCCAATGGGTATTTGACGGGTGCTGAGTATGACTGGACGAGTGTGTATACCCAGTTTGCTGAAGATATTCAGGCGGGCAAGACCTTGATGAACGGCGGGATCCCTCACCTGATTCGGGGGGGTATCAAGGAGAAATTCATCAAGACCTCTCCCTGGGGATCCGCTGCCAGTGACGAAGCCAAACAGGCTGGGGAAGCGGCTCTGGCTCAGTTGCAAGCGGGATCATTGGTGATTTATAAAGGCCCCCTCAAAGACAACACCGGCAAAGAGGTAATACCTGCGGGGGTGGAATATGGCCAGCGGGCGATTGAGTTGGAATCCATGGATTACCTAGTGGAAGGCGTCATCGGGAGCACCTCCAGCTAA
- a CDS encoding ABC transporter permease, giving the protein MATTTSPVSPSAPLRWRSSLEPILLPFGALLASLVIFGLFCAVAGANPFAVYGSIYRAAFGSWFSWQNTLQRAAPLMLASLCTILPARMGLVIIGNEGALVMGGVAAVAMGLWAGSLPPAVVVFLMALAGIVAGGLWIMAVGALRHYRGVNETISSLLMNYIAIALMNHLVGGPLRDPSFLSKPSSFAIDEANMLGRLFGTRIHFGLVYGIVACLIAYILIQRTTLGFSVRTVGGNPKVARMVGIAVGKLTLLITFLAGSCAGLAGMVEVAAVHGRANESLSVGYGYSGILVAFIARQNPAAAVVMAILLGGILASGSILQRSHNLPDATVLVFQGIVFLLILYSESLYGRFDFFRDREAGE; this is encoded by the coding sequence ATGGCAACCACCACTTCTCCTGTTTCACCCTCGGCTCCTCTGCGTTGGCGTTCTAGCCTAGAGCCGATCCTGCTGCCCTTTGGGGCTTTGTTGGCCTCGCTGGTGATCTTTGGTTTGTTCTGTGCAGTGGCTGGGGCTAACCCCTTCGCTGTTTATGGCTCCATTTACCGGGCCGCCTTTGGCAGTTGGTTCTCTTGGCAAAATACCTTGCAACGGGCCGCTCCCCTGATGTTGGCCTCGCTGTGTACGATCCTGCCTGCTCGCATGGGTTTGGTGATCATCGGCAATGAGGGGGCACTGGTCATGGGGGGAGTCGCGGCTGTGGCGATGGGACTCTGGGCGGGATCCCTCCCCCCTGCGGTGGTGGTGTTCCTGATGGCTTTGGCGGGCATTGTGGCGGGGGGCCTATGGATTATGGCGGTGGGTGCGTTGCGCCACTATCGGGGGGTGAACGAAACCATCAGCAGCCTGTTGATGAATTACATCGCCATCGCCCTGATGAACCACTTGGTCGGGGGGCCATTGCGGGATCCCAGTTTCCTCAGTAAGCCCTCCAGCTTTGCCATTGATGAGGCCAATATGCTGGGTCGGCTGTTTGGTACCCGCATTCACTTTGGCTTGGTGTACGGCATCGTTGCCTGCCTGATTGCCTATATCTTGATTCAACGCACGACGTTGGGCTTTTCGGTACGGACGGTGGGAGGTAATCCGAAGGTGGCCCGGATGGTGGGCATTGCCGTGGGCAAACTCACGTTGCTGATCACCTTCTTGGCGGGATCCTGTGCTGGCTTGGCAGGGATGGTGGAGGTGGCAGCTGTACACGGGCGGGCCAATGAGTCCTTGAGTGTGGGCTATGGCTACAGTGGCATTCTGGTGGCTTTTATTGCTCGGCAAAACCCAGCGGCGGCAGTGGTGATGGCCATCCTGTTGGGGGGGATTCTGGCCAGTGGCAGCATTTTGCAGCGCTCCCACAATCTGCCGGATGCCACCGTGCTGGTGTTTCAGGGGATTGTCTTTTTGCTGATCCTTTACAGTGAGTCCCTTTACGGGCGGTTTGACTTTTTCCGGGATCGGGAGGCCGGAGAATAG
- a CDS encoding ABC transporter permease, with amino-acid sequence MTTEALGWWGVPLAVVAGTLRGSAPFLFVSLGECLTEKSGKINLGLEGSLLMGAMSAYAISFLTQNTAGTIVAPWLGVLVAGFAGLVLGGIHAFLAQQPRVNDVAVGIAMIIFGSGMAFYLGKPFIQPVAPQLPAFELGNWSSNPAIRAALKLSPLLLLGILLAFAMHWFFRATRWGLFVRAVGDNPDAARAMAISVPKVRALCIMAGSFFAALGGAYLSLYYPGSWTERISSGQGLMAVALVIFAKWNPLQCLLAAFLFGGAQAIGPALQSVGVQSNYYLWNAAPYVLTLGIMILTSSPRRTLAGMPGALGTGK; translated from the coding sequence ATGACAACAGAAGCGCTGGGATGGTGGGGAGTCCCTTTGGCGGTGGTGGCAGGAACCCTGCGGGGTAGCGCACCTTTTCTCTTCGTCAGTTTGGGGGAATGCCTGACCGAAAAGAGCGGCAAAATTAACCTGGGTTTGGAGGGATCCCTGTTGATGGGGGCGATGAGTGCCTATGCCATTTCCTTCCTGACTCAAAATACGGCTGGCACCATAGTGGCCCCATGGTTAGGGGTATTGGTAGCTGGATTTGCTGGGTTGGTTTTGGGTGGGATCCACGCTTTTCTGGCTCAACAACCCCGAGTTAACGATGTCGCGGTGGGCATTGCCATGATTATTTTTGGCAGTGGGATGGCCTTTTATTTGGGTAAACCTTTTATTCAACCCGTAGCGCCTCAGTTACCGGCTTTTGAGCTGGGCAATTGGAGCAGTAATCCTGCTATTCGTGCTGCCCTGAAACTCAGTCCACTGCTGTTGCTAGGGATCCTCCTCGCCTTTGCCATGCACTGGTTCTTTCGGGCCACCCGTTGGGGGCTATTTGTGCGGGCTGTTGGGGATAATCCGGATGCGGCACGGGCTATGGCCATTTCGGTGCCCAAGGTACGGGCCTTGTGCATTATGGCGGGCAGTTTCTTTGCCGCTTTGGGAGGTGCTTATTTGTCGCTATACTACCCCGGCAGTTGGACGGAGCGCATTTCCAGTGGACAGGGCTTGATGGCGGTAGCTCTGGTGATCTTTGCCAAGTGGAACCCGTTGCAGTGTTTGTTGGCGGCCTTCTTGTTTGGGGGTGCACAGGCGATTGGGCCAGCCCTCCAGTCGGTGGGTGTACAGTCCAATTACTACCTGTGGAATGCCGCGCCTTATGTGCTGACCTTGGGGATCATGATCCTCACCAGTTCTCCACGGCGGACTTTGGCGGGGATGCCTGGGGCTTTGGGTACCGGGAAGTAA
- a CDS encoding formamidase: protein MSGLGGLNKTPNGVVLGLVQLQLPNVVTPDDLAAQTQKVVSMVGKARRNMPSMDLVVFPEYALHGLSMDTNPEIMCKLDGPEVAAFSAACREHDLWGCFSIMEYNPHGNPYNSGIILDNKGELQLYYRKLHPWIPVEPWEPGNLGIPVCDGPNGSKIALIICHDGMFPEMARECAYKGAEIMLRTAGYTAPIRHSWQITNQANAFCNLMVTASVCMCGSDGTFDSMGEGMICNFDGTPLVMGSHRPDEIITAEVRPDWVREARIHWGVENNIYQFGHRGYVAVKGGAQDCPYTYMQDLVNGVYRLPWEDEVIHKDGSACGFPPPTRTYQGSSITEASYSGSPLKEIS from the coding sequence ATGAGCGGACTTGGTGGCCTCAATAAAACCCCCAATGGCGTTGTACTAGGACTGGTACAACTACAGCTACCGAATGTCGTTACCCCTGATGATCTGGCGGCGCAAACCCAAAAGGTGGTCAGTATGGTGGGGAAAGCCCGCCGCAATATGCCCAGCATGGATTTGGTGGTCTTTCCAGAGTATGCTTTGCACGGCCTGTCGATGGATACCAATCCTGAGATTATGTGCAAGTTGGATGGGCCGGAAGTGGCTGCCTTCAGTGCCGCCTGCCGAGAGCATGATCTTTGGGGCTGTTTTTCAATTATGGAATACAACCCCCACGGCAATCCCTACAACAGCGGCATTATTCTGGACAATAAGGGGGAGTTGCAACTGTACTATCGTAAGTTACATCCCTGGATCCCAGTTGAACCCTGGGAACCGGGAAATTTAGGGATCCCCGTCTGTGATGGCCCCAATGGCTCCAAGATTGCCCTGATTATTTGTCATGATGGCATGTTTCCGGAAATGGCGCGGGAATGTGCCTACAAGGGGGCGGAGATTATGTTGCGCACAGCGGGATACACGGCTCCGATTCGTCATAGCTGGCAGATCACCAATCAGGCCAATGCGTTTTGCAATTTGATGGTCACAGCTTCTGTCTGTATGTGTGGATCGGATGGCACGTTTGATTCGATGGGTGAGGGCATGATTTGTAACTTTGATGGCACCCCTTTGGTGATGGGATCCCATCGCCCCGATGAGATTATTACTGCCGAGGTACGCCCGGATTGGGTGCGGGAAGCTCGCATTCATTGGGGTGTAGAAAACAACATTTACCAGTTTGGCCATCGTGGCTATGTGGCGGTCAAAGGGGGAGCGCAAGACTGCCCCTACACCTATATGCAGGATTTGGTGAATGGAGTCTACCGCCTGCCTTGGGAAGATGAGGTGATCCACAAAGATGGCAGCGCCTGCGGGTTTCCCCCTCCCACCCGTACCTATCAGGGATCCTCCATCACAGAGGCGTCCTACAGCGGTTCTCCTTTGAAAGAAATCTCTTGA
- a CDS encoding CAP domain-containing protein: MGPPPAGEVPIAELLCQLDRETRSFSGPIYAELPEVATCNPGRLTPAAAQKMMDRLNFLRLLHLLPPVELNPEFLDAAQQAALMQVANDALSHQPPPSWRCFTAAGEEGSRLSNLAIGPILELNGTDPGRVLARQVDIYFAEPGIENVVDVGHRRWNLYPQYSQGAYAIVYDPRAGRVTQANANWIFGFDESVPDPEFIAFPEKDGYLYRLEGFSSQPLSAYRWSFSVPSRGGVSDLSQAQVRITDALSGDPVPVSNIRVGDPAFGLETLTYSVGAVQPNREYNFEISGIRLNGGPPRTYRYSTALYDCDPISPEPSSTLIEGLGVPPRLLQSRPYRS, translated from the coding sequence GTGGGGCCACCCCCGGCTGGGGAAGTCCCGATTGCTGAACTTCTGTGCCAACTGGATCGGGAAACTCGCAGCTTTTCTGGGCCAATTTATGCGGAGTTACCTGAGGTTGCCACCTGTAACCCCGGTCGCCTGACCCCAGCCGCTGCTCAGAAAATGATGGATCGGCTGAACTTTTTGCGGCTTTTGCATCTGTTGCCCCCAGTGGAACTCAATCCTGAATTTTTGGATGCAGCCCAGCAAGCAGCCCTGATGCAAGTGGCCAACGATGCCCTGAGTCACCAGCCTCCCCCTTCCTGGCGATGCTTTACCGCGGCGGGAGAAGAGGGATCCCGTTTGAGCAACCTGGCCATTGGCCCGATTTTAGAATTGAACGGCACCGACCCAGGTCGAGTTTTGGCCCGTCAGGTGGATATTTATTTTGCTGAGCCAGGAATAGAAAATGTGGTCGATGTGGGGCACCGTCGTTGGAATTTGTACCCTCAGTACAGCCAGGGAGCCTACGCCATTGTCTACGACCCACGCGCTGGGCGGGTGACCCAGGCCAATGCCAACTGGATCTTTGGCTTTGATGAATCGGTGCCGGATCCGGAGTTTATCGCCTTTCCAGAAAAAGATGGCTACCTTTACCGCCTGGAAGGATTTTCAAGTCAGCCCCTTTCCGCCTACCGTTGGTCTTTTTCTGTGCCCAGTCGTGGGGGCGTTTCCGACCTCAGTCAAGCACAAGTTCGCATCACCGATGCTCTGAGCGGGGATCCCGTTCCTGTGAGCAATATTCGAGTCGGGGATCCCGCTTTTGGCCTAGAAACCCTCACCTACTCTGTCGGAGCCGTGCAGCCCAATCGAGAGTACAACTTCGAGATCAGCGGCATTCGCCTAAATGGTGGGCCACCCCGCACCTACCGCTACAGCACCGCTTTGTACGATTGTGATCCCATCTCACCCGAACCCAGTTCGACCCTCATAGAAGGGTTGGGAGTTCCCCCTCGTTTGCTTCAGTCAAGGCCCTATCGTTCTTGA